The following nucleotide sequence is from Strigops habroptila isolate Jane chromosome Z, bStrHab1.2.pri, whole genome shotgun sequence.
GTCTCACCAGTCCAAgtcccttcatcccccagctcCATTGGCTTTCTGGGAACCAAATTGTACCACGAGCACAGCCCTAGTAATACCTCAGAATGGTTCAGTCTGTCTTGTCACAGACAGGGCAACTCCAAGAAGGCAGAAATGCAGCAAGCTTGTTCAAGCAGCTTCTTTTCACAGTGTAACAGTTGCAGTATAACAGAAGATACACTGCAAAACATCCAGGTTATGTTTCAGGTCTTAACTGCTGGCCTTCTCTGGtctctgcaggaggaaaataagctaaagccattttcctctttgtaagagttctgctgctctcatcaaatatgttttccttcattcaGGCAAACCACATTGCCTCTTCTAGTCTTTACTCCACCGCCTCCTCCTTCCCTAAGGCTTCTGTTCTTCTGTATTATCTGTATGTATTTCTGACATCCAGCCTCTAGTACCACGTTGACTTCACTATTCATTCTTCTGGAGCAAGGGGACGGCCAACCTTAGAGGTGAAAGGATCTGAATCCATAACATGCTCAGTCTCCCTAAGAGCAAAAAGATGTGACCAAGGTTGGGGTGATGCTGGCACACATGCTACGAGCACAGGCAGAGCCCACACCACTTGGGCACAGCCAGATACTGCAGTCTACTCTGAGGATAACCTAAACTCAGATTTGTGTCATAACATATTTCGCGTTAAGTGAGCAAAGGCACCGAGACAAGAATTTCATACTGGGACAGTTGTGGATGAAAGCAGCTACAACTGCTACCCAGCTTTGTTCCAAGGACAGTGGGAAGTGAAAATAAGGACAACCAGGATGTGAGGGAAAGAGACATTATCACAGTTTTTGTCTCTTGCAGAAAGACTGAAGTTCTGTGttactgagggaaaaaaaatatatttctcaagaaaaagatgtagtggggtttttgttttgtttcgttttgtttttaatgaagtagGTAGCATTACAAAGGGTTCTTCTCTTAGATCCCCTGATAATGCTTTGTTCGCTGTTGGTATAGTAACAACTGTTAGTGAGTATATATGGAGCAGAGACTTGAAAACTGGAGAGCGAGAATGGAAGTCAGTACTTCTGGTATCTGTATGGAAAGGCTTCTGCTGCCAGATCATAGCTTCTGTTTCAGGCCTCTTTGCTTCTTGAGTTCCTTCCTATGTGCTTCAAGAGCAGAAGAATCATCCCAGTGCTATGAGAAGGGATATTGAATTTTGCAGTTGGGTCGTGTTTTCTTCAGTCCCCTGGTGCACCAGGTTGGAAATGCTGCATcagtttttaaactgatttctttaATCTTGTGTTTCAATGAACACAGTGAGAAAATACAAGTAGTCATGAACCTATATATCTGCTTTGTGATAACACTTGATATATTGACTCTCCCTAACTCTGCCCATCTTCAGTGCCTGGCAGGCCTTTGTATTGCTAAAATTGTAATGGCTTCCTGAAATCTtctgagcagaagcagaaaaacatttcaggtaGTTAGAGAGCAGTTGGAGCATGGATGAGATGGATTATCATCTTTAAATTTCTATCATCTCCCAAACTAAGTGAAACATCATTGTGCGTCATTGTGTGGTGTTAAAGACCAGTTCTTCATTTGGGAGAGAACCCAAGTCAACCCACTGAATGAGGTGATTTTCATCACTTCCACAGTTCCCACCTGCTGAACACAGAATCTTATtccatttgctttgtttgtttaatcTTATGTTAAATATGAACCAAAGTCTTTGTGCAGTTTTGTGGATGAAAGAACCCTGTTGTGAACTAGATACTATTGTACTAATGTGTTTTCCTTACCCTAGAAGCTCTGAAGCCTGTATTCCATTTCACACACTCTCTCAGGCAGTTAAAGGTGCAAAGTCATTGTCAGCCTTTGTAACACTCCTGATGAAGTGAAAGTCATTATAAAATAATGGGATTTTTAAAGTGCTAGGCTGAGTGGGCTCTTATGCTGCACCCACCAGCTCATATATCTCATAGTTCTAAATTTAGGACTGAGACCTCAGAAGAGTTCAGCTGTGGGAGGCTGGATAGGGACTCAGGCAGAAAGACTACAGCCCTGGTTTCCAGCAGTAGAATAGCAGGAGCACTGAGCCTCTGCCTTTCCCTAGGCAGCCTCCTTCTCGTATTTACTTATTGCTAGTGTCATGTACTCATTGCTAGGAAAAAATAACGGCACAAAAACCAGCAATCTGATACGACAGGCAATGCTAGCTGAACACATTCACCAGAATGAAGGGTGGAGTGTTCCAAAGTTTTTTTTAACCAGGGAAGAGCATGTTCCCAATGCATGTCCAGCGTTCATCCCTGTGAAATTGCACAAAGCTACCCAGAGACACCGCTTGCTTCCTCTGACTTGCACCCATTTAAACATCTTCACTGGTAAGGGAAGGCTTGCAATGAAGTGGGATGGGGAAAGACTAACTGTCATATAGCTTTGCCGTAGACTATGTGTGGCACAGAGCTTTCCTGTGTGGTTAACAggcatttaattatttcaggCTCGTTGTTCCCAATAAGGGCTATTCGTCATTAGACCAGAGTCCGGATGAAAAGCCGCTGGTAGCCCTGGATACGGACAGGTATGCAAAGTGCTAAGAGAATATACATTATGGGGCAAGCAAGTTTTCATGCCAGAGCGCAGCACTGAAGCTAACGCCTGCTGAAACAGCTTTTGCGGGctgctcattttcttccttgctgtgcCCTTTGGCATATGCCATAACTGCTCTCTATGTGTAAACAAGTAGGAAGAGACGTGAGTAAAGAGCACTTTCATGGAAAGATTTGAGGGTCACGTATGAAAGTTGCTTTCCAGGCCCCCTTGAGGTAACTTCTCTATGCCTCAAGGACAGTTTCATGTGAGAAAGATAGGTCTCACCAGAGAATACAGGTCTCTCTAATTGTTTCCATCTTTGCTCTATCTTATCCTTCCCTGCAGTGATGATGACTTTGACATGTCCAGATATTCGTCCTCGGGATACTCATCAGCTGAGGTGAGTTATACTCTCCCGTGCATCCTTGCCATGAATGCTAATAGTAGAGCAGCCAGAAACAGCTTAGAGCGGTCTTGTACTGCCAGAAATGGCTACACAATAAATTTACCAGCAGTTGTAGCCTGTGAGTCTGGAAGGGGCCATGGCAGAAACTGTgtcatgtttctttcttccctggTGATCCAGTTGGCTCCATCCCCACACTGCTGTGGCACAGAAATCTGCCTGTTGGCTGTTTTCACAGCTACCTTTGGCTTCACTCAAGCTTTTCCCAGTTCTGCTTAGTCCTGCAGTGTTGGTCCATGTGGTACAGAAGCATCAACTTGGCTGTCATGCCAGCTTAGCAACCATATGCTTGCCAAGGATACAAATAAAGGTTCTGAGGGTGTGCTGTGATTTCCAGTTCTTGGGGCAGTCAGGGTCATCCAGTGCATATTCACCCAGAGCAGGGACCAGATCAAATGGTCTGGACCATCTCTGGGCCGTGATAAAGTGTTATTCACCCAGATCTGGTTAGTCAGCACTTGAATCTGAgattacaaagaaacaaaaagctttacCACCTTTCAACTGCTATAGTGTGCTCCAGACTGTGAGACGGGTCTGCTTAGCTGCCAGTTGGTttattaacattattattacATCAGTTTAAATGAGGGCTTGTCTTCATGGAAAGATTATCCCAGAATAAAATAGAGTATTGACTTCTGGATTATCTCTAGACATTCCTATTCTGGAAGAAACTAGAACAGAAAGCAGCCCTCACCTGTGGCCAAAAACTGGGACTCTTTCATTGGTGGGGCAGCTGCTAATGATGAGGAAATATGTTCCAGAATAAGGGACctccttcatcttcctcttctgaCCATCAGATGTTTCAAGTGTTTGACTGTTTGTCTCTTTGTCTGTAGCAGATCAACCAAGACTTGAACATCCAGCTGCTAAAGGATGGGTACCGGTTAGATGAGATCCCAGATGATGAGGACCTCGACCTAATCCCCCCGAAGTCGGTCAACCCTACCTGCATGTGTTGCCAAGCCACCTCCTCCACCGCCTGTCACATCCAGTAGTGAGGCCGGCAGGCTGTGATCAATGCTTTCCACTATAACTGTAAAACTTAACAGCCATTGCTTCCTCCTATGGTAGGACGTGCACCTCTTTGTGTTCATGGAGCCAGGAGAAAccaaaaaattcattttatgaTTGGTTGataagttattttaaattatggtTAAACAAAAGTTGCTCAAAGCGCCAGGCAGCGCCTGGCAAAACTGACTGGTCTGGAGAGTGAATGCAGAGTGGTCTAGAGATACCTCCTTGGTTTGTGTAGGCACTGGGGATGTTTTGTAAGGTGTCTGTTACAGAATGGGAAGGGTCAGATGGGGCTGCAGGTAATTCCCCTTACCAAAACCAATCCATTTACAAGATCAGGGGTGAGACTGAGGAGTCAGAACGTTTTACCAGTGAGAGGATGTTGGGTTTTAATTCATTCACTAAACTTGTTTCACTTGCAATGATACCGGGGCACAGGAATGAGCAGAGCATCCTTTCTCATGGCAAGGCTAGCCAGGACTAGCATGGCACAATTTGTTCACTTGTAAAGAGGGCAAATAGGTGGCATTTCACTGTGAGTCAGTACTAACTGTCGAGTCACATATCCAATGCAATCTACCCTTAAATTATCACCAAACACATCCAATTTGATTTGCAATCCATTGGGGAATCAGTCCTTGCCTAAGAACACCATACTCCTCAGTTCAGTCCAGTCACGTATACTGACTCTAGCCTTTATTTAATTCCCATGAGACCCATTTGTTTCCAAAAATCTTAAATTTTGTTCAACTAAGAAAAAATGAGTCCTGCATGAGACAGGTCTGGAGCCTTACAGCCTGAAGGTCAGTGCTGGAAAAGCTACTTGAAGAAAGCACGCTTTTACAATGCTCATCTATTGATATTCTCTTGACACTGTGCCTCTTGGTGCCTGTGGGAGAGATTTGTTAAGGCTGAAGGCATCTGTGTGGTGGCGTCAGACTTCAGGGGAGTTTTCAGCAACAGCAGGATTATGAGcagcttcagctgaaagaaaaaacccatgaGAGGAAACTACTGTCTATCCATTTCTGCCCACTTGTGAACCAGGCTTGGTCTGTATTAGGGCTGTCCCGTATCAGGAGCAGTTGTGTTTATTTGTTGCTGGAATAGTCAGGAGACTTGGCATTACATCTGCTGGACTGGATTGTCAGTTCACCAGCAGATTGTTTTGAATGCAGAATAATTTCTGGAATTAGGAAATACATCTTCTCCTGGCTGGTCTTACACTGCTGGCTTCAGCATATGTGGGGCTCAGGCAAGGGATGGACTGgcatttttctgtgttgaaatCTTTTGCCACAACTGTGTGTTTTTCTGCCCTGCCAGGAGGAAGGACTGCCTGCCTTGGGTCGTCATTTGTTTTActgcctggggaagggaaaaagcaaggGCAATTCTGAGCTTCCCATCAGAATTCCTGAGTCACAAGGCAGAGCCTCAGCTCCACCCCTGCAGACAGATCCCCCATCTGAAATCTGCATGAAGTGAGCTGAGTCTTTAAAAAGTCCTCTTCATGGTTAGGAGAAGATTTATTTAACATCCTGTGGTTTCACTCTGTGCAGTACAAAGCACAATACCACCATGTGAGCAAAAGAGCAGGCACAAAAGATTTCTGGGCTCTGTTGTTCACTAGCTGGTATGGAAAACTGCTAAAGCTATGTTTGGCCCCCCATCCCTAAAACAGCACGCTGACACCCTGGCTCCAGAACACAGAAAGAGGACTGAGTGGTGCTGTTTACTGAGCATCCCTGCCTTCTCATGCAGAAGTGCTGGTTAACTTGCCAGCTCCTCTAGGAAGAGTGTTCCTCAAGTGAATTCCTCTCCCTTTCGCACCACTTGGTAATGTTAGGGGgaatatttccaaaatataGCTTAGGATGAGGTTAGCAAGTTGTCTGGAGTTGGGGGGAGAGCTCTAACAACACTGTGTagagagaaaagataaaagggaaaaaacattccTTAAGGAGTCTTTTTAATGGGGATTGTAGTCAAAACCTAACAGAACACCATAGTCAAACCAAACCCTGTAGGACATGACAGAGTCTGTTTAAATCATCACTCCTCTCAAGAGGGACTTTGCAGTTCGTCATTGGTACCATGCAGCATTTTCATCACATCTATCCTTCTGAGTCAGTCTCTGTGCCTTCCACCCAGGCTGCACATGCTGCGCCTTTCCCACAGCCCTTGCTCAGGAGCATTTCAGTGTGCCTGCGAGAGCAACAAGCCATCTGTTTACATGGGTCAGCCTGCAGGTCCCACAGGTCTCTGTGATGCTGCCATCGTGTTTGGTCTAAGACAGAAAGAGGCTTGCTGACACTGTATCTCCCAGGGTTAACACCTCCCCTCCAAAGGACAGACCTTCCCTGATAACCCCATGGCACCATGACCAAGTCCTTTTATTGCCTCTATTGCTGGTTTTTGCCTGCCATGTGCCCTGAGGCATTCCTCAACCCTGCAACTGCCCTCAGCCCTTTGCATTGTGTAATGTGCATCTACTTCTTGCACAACCTTTTagggagggagagagatgaATTTAAATGTTACAGCCAGTGCTTTCACCAAATACAGACCAAAGCACAGGCCGAGTGTTTTTCCCTGCACACACAGAAGGTGTTGGTTGCACAAATAGCTGTTTTGGCGTGACAGTACAGGACCataaaatggtaattttttgGCTTCTCCTCTCTATGCTTTGTGTTCGTATATTTTATCAGGGGGATAAAGTAGAAAGGGTGGGGAAAAGTAGTTACCTGTGTAGGGTCGTTATCAGGAAGGCTGAATGGATTAAGGCAATGCACATGTGGCTATCGTAAAAAATTTAACACTAACC
It contains:
- the FAM219A gene encoding protein FAM219A isoform X1, whose protein sequence is MMEEIDRFQVPAVRAEMQPLDPTAASISDRDCDTREGETVAMNYKPSPLQVKLEKQRELARKGSLKNGNMGSPVNQQPKKNNVMARTRLVVPNKGYSSLDQSPDEKPLVALDTDSDDDFDMSRYSSSGYSSAEQINQDLNIQLLKDGYRLDEIPDDEDLDLIPPKSVNPTCMCCQATSSTACHIQ
- the FAM219A gene encoding protein FAM219A isoform X3 encodes the protein MMEEIDRFQDPTAASISDRDCDTREGETVAMNYKPSPLQVKLEKQRELARKGSLKNGNMGSPVNQQPKKNNVMARTRLVVPNKGYSSLDQSPDEKPLVALDTDSDDDFDMSRYSSSGYSSAEQINQDLNIQLLKDGYRLDEIPDDEDLDLIPPKSVNPTCMCCQATSSTACHIQ
- the FAM219A gene encoding protein FAM219A isoform X2; protein product: MMEEIDRFQVPAVRAEMQPLDPTAASISDRDCDTREGETVAMNYKPSPLQVKLEKQRELARKGSLKNGNMGSPVNQQPKKNNVMARTRLVVPNKGYSSLDQSPDEKPLVALDTDSDDDFDMSRYSSSGYSSAEINQDLNIQLLKDGYRLDEIPDDEDLDLIPPKSVNPTCMCCQATSSTACHIQ
- the FAM219A gene encoding protein FAM219A isoform X4, with the protein product MMEEIDRFQDPTAASISDRDCDTREGETVAMNYKPSPLQVKLEKQRELARKGSLKNGNMGSPVNQQPKKNNVMARTRLVVPNKGYSSLDQSPDEKPLVALDTDSDDDFDMSRYSSSGYSSAEINQDLNIQLLKDGYRLDEIPDDEDLDLIPPKSVNPTCMCCQATSSTACHIQ